The window AGGGAGGGACGGGAGACCGTCTACTCCCTCAACGACCGCAGCTGGCAGCTGCTCGACGAGGGTCGAAGCCGCATCTTCGATCGCTCGCGCGAGCCCTGGAGCGGAGAGTGGCACATGGTCATCTACACCGTCTCGGAGGCCGATCGGGCGGTGCGCGACCGGATCCGCAAGGAGCTCGCCTGGCTGGGGTTCGGTCCGCTGGCGGCGTCGACCTGGCTGTCCCCGCACGATCGTCGCGCAGAGGTCGAGGAGTGGTTTGCCGACGAGCCCGCGATCCGGCTCGACGTCATGCAGTGCCGCTCGTCGGGACTGCCCGTCGATCGCGAGATGACGGCACGGTGCTGGGACCTCGAGGCCCTGGATCACGACTACCGCGAGCTCCTGCGCAGGTACCAGCCCCGGCTGCAGGCATACCGCGCGGGCCGCCTCACCCCGCGCGACGCGGTCGTCGAGCGCACCCGGCTCATCTACGACTATCGCAAGTTCCCGTTCCGCGACCCCGACCTGCCGTTCGAGCTTCTACCCGCCGGCTGGATGGGGCGGCAGGCCCACGAGGTCTTCCTCGAGGCCCACGAGACCCTGCGCGAGCCCGCCGAGGGCTTCGTCTCCGAGGTCGTCGGCCAGCCGGTCGAGCCTCCCGGGGACGCCGGCGTCCGCTCCGTCACCGGGCAGGTGGGCCGCTGGACGCGCGCCGGGTCGGGACGCCGCACCCGCGGTCCCTGGCTGGTGGCCGTCGACGACGAGCCCGCGGGGTGAGCCTGCGGATCGCGGTCGTCGGCGGCGGCCCGGGGGGCCTCTCCCTCGCCGCGCTGGTGCGGCGTGCGAACCCGTCGGTCGAGGTGACGGTCCTCGAGCGCAACCGGCCCGACGACACCTTCGGCTTCGGCGTGGTCTTCTCCGACGCCACCCTGGCGAACCTCCACGACGCCGACCCGGTGCTCCGCGAGGCGCTCGCGGCGCACGGGGTGCACTGGGACCGCATCCAGGTCCGGCTCAAGGGGCGGCGCCTGCACTGCGCCGGCAACGGCATGGCCGCGATCGCGCGCCGCACCCTGCTCTCCCTGCTCCAGGCGCGGGCGGCGGACGCCGGGGCCGACCTTCGCTTCCAGACCGACGTCGCTCGCATCGACGATCTCGACGGCTACGACCTCGTCGTCGCCGCCGACGGGGCCAACTCGCGGCTGCGCGCCCAGCTCGCGGACACGTTCGCGCCCAGCGTGCAGGTCGCCACCGCCAAGTTCATCTGGTTCGGGACGACCCACATGTTCGACGGCCTGACCTTCGTGCACGAGCGCGGGCCCGACGGTGTCTTCGCGGTGCACGGGTATCCGATCAGCGCGGATGTGAGCACCTTCATCGTCGAGACCGACGAGGCGTCATGGCGCCGCGCGGGCCTCGACGTTTTCGACACCGGCCAGCCCGCCGGCGCCAGCGACCTGAGGACCAAGGCCTACCTGGAGGCACTCTTCGCCGATCATCTCGAGGGCCGCCGGCTGCTCGTCAACAACTCGAGGTGGGGGAACTTCCGCACTCTGCGGTGCGGGCGCTGGCGGGCGGGGCGGGTGGTGCTGCTCGGCGACGCCGCCCACACCGCGCACTTCTCGGTGGGGTCGGGGACGAAGATGGCGATGGAGGACGCGGTCGCGCTCGCCTCGGCGATTGCCGAGCATGGCGACGACCTCGACGCCGCGCTCGGCGCCTACGAGGCGCACCGGCGCCCGCAGGTCGCGCGCATCCAGGACTCCGCGCGCCCGAGCCTCTCGTGGTGGGAGCACTTCGGCCGCTACCACGACAGCCTCGAGCCATCCCAGTTCGCCTTCCACTTTCTCACCCGTGCGCTGAGCTGCGAGAAGCTGCAGCGGCGCGACCCGGGCTTCGTCGAGAGCGTCGAGCGCGCCTGGGTCGACGAGCACCATCAGCCCCCGCTCCACACCCCGCTGCGGCTTCCCGGAGTCGACCTCCCCGGCCGCGTCCTCACCCTCGAGGACCTGGGCCGATCGCGCGTGATCTG of the Candidatus Dormiibacterota bacterium genome contains:
- a CDS encoding PaaX family transcriptional regulator C-terminal domain-containing protein codes for the protein MKPRSIVFDLFGDYLRYSGGEVRLRALTELLDCFGVGEATVRVVMARLRKEGWFDTRREGRETVYSLNDRSWQLLDEGRSRIFDRSREPWSGEWHMVIYTVSEADRAVRDRIRKELAWLGFGPLAASTWLSPHDRRAEVEEWFADEPAIRLDVMQCRSSGLPVDREMTARCWDLEALDHDYRELLRRYQPRLQAYRAGRLTPRDAVVERTRLIYDYRKFPFRDPDLPFELLPAGWMGRQAHEVFLEAHETLREPAEGFVSEVVGQPVEPPGDAGVRSVTGQVGRWTRAGSGRRTRGPWLVAVDDEPAG
- a CDS encoding FAD-dependent monooxygenase, with product MSLRIAVVGGGPGGLSLAALVRRANPSVEVTVLERNRPDDTFGFGVVFSDATLANLHDADPVLREALAAHGVHWDRIQVRLKGRRLHCAGNGMAAIARRTLLSLLQARAADAGADLRFQTDVARIDDLDGYDLVVAADGANSRLRAQLADTFAPSVQVATAKFIWFGTTHMFDGLTFVHERGPDGVFAVHGYPISADVSTFIVETDEASWRRAGLDVFDTGQPAGASDLRTKAYLEALFADHLEGRRLLVNNSRWGNFRTLRCGRWRAGRVVLLGDAAHTAHFSVGSGTKMAMEDAVALASAIAEHGDDLDAALGAYEAHRRPQVARIQDSARPSLSWWEHFGRYHDSLEPSQFAFHFLTRALSCEKLQRRDPGFVESVERAWVDEHHQPPLHTPLRLPGVDLPGRVLTLEDLGRSRVIWLDAPSLESGLAQATSELEAGVAGSPDVVAIRGGTSLTRTLLAEECRLLHGVPAVVVEDAYDRDRALRLVLSGRADAVVVVTDGNGHAPADR